Proteins encoded within one genomic window of Pararhizobium capsulatum DSM 1112:
- a CDS encoding ABC transporter substrate-binding protein, with translation MTEFLKSGVSRRGVLGAGLAGVSMLAMPSILRAQEKSLKVGVYGGYFKDSFDKNIFPDFTKATGISVESIAEPTGEAWLVQLEQAAKAGQAPADVSMMSQVAMLKGQATDLWATLDTAKLKNASNLLDRFVNKYPDGRIAGIGAVSWYITLVTNTDAYKEAPTSWEALWDPANADKLGLLALVSNSFLLEVTAKTYLGGTNALDTDEGLEKAFAKLAEVKPNVRLWYRDEAQFEQSLKSGEIPMGQYYHDVTGLAAADGNPVRSTFPKEGGIQDSGCWALSRASEKVEEAHVFIDYMSQPSIQAILSRKVGTSPTVKRELMDLTDAEFAAVSSDIEPIIPRYDLYQTKSDWLNQKWTELIVG, from the coding sequence ATGACTGAATTTCTGAAATCCGGCGTGAGCCGCCGCGGCGTGCTGGGTGCTGGCCTTGCCGGCGTCTCAATGCTGGCGATGCCGTCGATCCTGCGGGCGCAGGAGAAGTCGCTGAAGGTTGGCGTCTATGGCGGTTACTTCAAGGATTCGTTCGACAAGAACATCTTCCCGGACTTCACCAAGGCGACCGGCATTTCCGTCGAATCCATCGCCGAGCCGACGGGCGAAGCCTGGCTGGTACAGCTGGAGCAGGCCGCCAAGGCAGGCCAGGCACCGGCCGACGTCTCGATGATGTCGCAGGTCGCGATGCTGAAGGGGCAGGCAACCGACCTCTGGGCAACGCTCGACACGGCCAAGCTCAAGAACGCTTCGAACCTGCTCGATCGCTTCGTCAACAAGTATCCGGATGGCCGCATCGCCGGTATCGGTGCCGTGTCGTGGTACATCACGCTGGTCACCAACACCGACGCCTACAAGGAAGCGCCGACGTCCTGGGAAGCCCTCTGGGACCCGGCAAATGCCGACAAGCTTGGCCTGCTGGCGCTGGTCTCCAACTCCTTCCTGCTGGAAGTGACGGCCAAGACCTATCTCGGCGGCACCAATGCGCTGGATACCGACGAGGGGCTTGAAAAGGCCTTCGCCAAGCTTGCCGAAGTCAAGCCGAACGTGCGTCTCTGGTATCGTGACGAAGCCCAGTTCGAGCAGTCGCTGAAGTCGGGCGAAATCCCGATGGGCCAGTATTATCACGACGTCACTGGCCTTGCTGCCGCCGACGGCAATCCGGTCCGCTCGACCTTCCCGAAGGAAGGCGGCATTCAGGATAGTGGTTGCTGGGCGCTGTCGCGCGCTTCTGAAAAGGTCGAGGAAGCACATGTGTTCATCGACTACATGAGCCAGCCGTCGATCCAGGCGATCCTGTCGCGCAAGGTCGGCACGTCTCCGACTGTCAAGCGCGAGCTGATGGACCTGACGGATGCGGAATTTGCAGCCGTCTCCTCCGATATCGAACCGATCATTCCGCGCTACGATCTCTACCAGACCAAGTCGGATTGGCTGAACCAGAAGTGGACCGAGCTGATCGTCGGCTAA
- a CDS encoding amino acid ABC transporter permease, whose protein sequence is MIEFTLWDIIRNLLLAARWTILLSIVAFAGGTVVGLLILFMRISKRPWVRRFAEYYIGLFQGTPLLMQLFLLFFGLPLLGLRIEPWTAAVLGLTLCASAFLAEIWRGGVQAVPLGQWDAGSSLGLHYLKQLRLIILPQAFAMTRAPTVGFLVQLIKSTALTSIIGFEELVRTSNAINNATFEPFKVYGFVALIYFALCFPLTRYAKMLELRALKR, encoded by the coding sequence ATGATTGAATTCACCCTCTGGGATATCATCCGCAATCTTCTGCTGGCGGCCCGCTGGACGATCCTGCTCTCGATCGTCGCCTTTGCCGGCGGCACTGTCGTCGGGCTGCTGATACTGTTCATGCGCATTTCCAAGCGGCCATGGGTACGACGGTTCGCCGAATACTACATCGGCCTATTCCAGGGCACGCCGCTTCTGATGCAGTTGTTCCTGCTGTTTTTCGGCCTTCCGCTTCTCGGGCTGCGCATCGAACCCTGGACGGCCGCCGTGCTCGGGCTTACCCTGTGCGCCAGCGCCTTTCTGGCGGAAATCTGGCGTGGTGGCGTGCAAGCGGTGCCGCTGGGGCAATGGGATGCCGGCAGCAGCCTGGGATTGCATTATCTGAAGCAGTTGCGGCTGATCATTCTGCCGCAGGCCTTTGCCATGACGCGGGCGCCGACGGTCGGCTTCCTGGTGCAGCTGATCAAGAGCACGGCGCTGACATCGATCATCGGCTTTGAGGAACTGGTTCGAACCTCGAATGCCATCAACAATGCGACGTTCGAACCTTTCAAGGTGTACGGATTTGTTGCGTTGATCTATTTCGCGCTGTGTTTTCCACTGACGCGATACGCAAAAATGCTGGAACTTCGGGCACTTAAACGCTGA
- a CDS encoding amino acid ABC transporter permease, which translates to MGYTLDFGWLNDAITLIASGAAMTIFLIAVSAVAGIVLSVLGAAGGRSRYALLRRAIGWYVELIRNTPFLVQLFFIFFGLPSLGIRLDPVVAAILAMTLNMTAYTTEIVGAGLDAVSKGQSEAALALGLRPRQVFIKIVLPQALKVIFPALTSQIVIMMLESAVVSQIAVRELTYEADLLQARTFRAFETYFIVTLVYLAMSIGLRRLLVAGGNRFLSGGVS; encoded by the coding sequence TTGGGTTACACGCTCGATTTCGGCTGGCTGAACGATGCTATCACCCTGATCGCAAGCGGTGCAGCCATGACGATCTTCCTGATTGCGGTGTCGGCAGTTGCCGGCATCGTGCTCAGCGTGCTGGGCGCGGCCGGCGGGCGTAGTCGCTACGCCCTGCTGCGCCGGGCAATCGGCTGGTATGTCGAGCTTATCCGCAACACGCCTTTCCTGGTGCAATTGTTCTTCATCTTCTTCGGGCTGCCCAGCCTTGGCATCCGGCTTGATCCGGTGGTTGCCGCAATCCTGGCGATGACGTTGAATATGACGGCCTATACGACCGAGATCGTTGGTGCCGGTCTCGATGCCGTGTCGAAGGGGCAGAGTGAGGCGGCACTGGCGCTCGGCCTTCGTCCGCGTCAGGTTTTCATTAAGATCGTGCTGCCGCAGGCGCTGAAGGTTATCTTTCCGGCGCTCACCAGCCAGATCGTCATCATGATGCTGGAATCGGCCGTTGTCTCACAGATCGCCGTGCGCGAGCTGACCTATGAGGCAGACTTGTTGCAGGCCCGCACCTTCCGCGCTTTCGAGACCTATTTCATCGTCACGCTCGTCTATCTCGCCATGAGCATCGGCCTGCGCCGGCTGCTGGTTGCCGGTGGCAATCGTTTTCTTTCCGGAGGCGTGTCATGA
- a CDS encoding transporter substrate-binding domain-containing protein, with protein sequence MTKLSTMKSGLAAALLLSGAVLGFASVAQADAIDDITKAGVLNVGVFADFPPFSSASADMSLKGYDIDVAQYIADSLKVKLVPVPVTGQNRIPYLTEKRVDMLVSVGYSKERAEVIDFAAAYAPYYIAVIGPAAMEVKGKEDLAGKSIAVNRGTLEDTSLTEAAPSDADIKRFDNYNSVIQAFISGQTDLMVVGNDVGAQVLARQEALKPEQKFQLMTSPSHLALNKGEDRLKTAINDAVAKMLAEGKLNESSEAWLKVPLNPENLKD encoded by the coding sequence ATGACGAAACTTTCGACCATGAAATCCGGCCTTGCCGCTGCGCTGCTGCTGAGCGGTGCCGTGCTCGGCTTTGCATCCGTCGCCCAGGCCGATGCCATCGATGACATCACCAAGGCTGGCGTGCTCAACGTTGGCGTCTTCGCCGATTTCCCGCCTTTCTCCTCGGCCAGCGCCGACATGAGCCTCAAGGGCTACGACATCGACGTCGCACAGTACATTGCCGACAGCCTCAAGGTGAAGCTGGTTCCTGTTCCGGTCACCGGCCAAAACCGCATTCCGTACCTCACCGAAAAGCGCGTCGATATGCTGGTCAGCGTCGGCTACAGCAAGGAGCGCGCCGAAGTCATCGATTTCGCTGCGGCCTATGCGCCTTACTACATCGCCGTGATCGGGCCGGCCGCCATGGAGGTGAAGGGTAAGGAAGACCTCGCCGGCAAGAGCATCGCCGTCAACCGCGGCACGCTCGAAGATACCTCGCTGACGGAAGCGGCGCCTTCGGATGCCGATATCAAGCGCTTCGACAACTACAACTCTGTCATCCAGGCCTTTATTTCCGGCCAGACCGACCTGATGGTCGTCGGCAATGACGTCGGTGCGCAGGTGCTGGCTCGTCAGGAAGCCCTGAAGCCGGAGCAGAAGTTCCAGCTGATGACCTCTCCGTCGCATCTCGCCCTGAACAAGGGTGAGGATCGCCTGAAGACCGCGATCAACGACGCGGTTGCCAAGATGCTTGCCGAGGGCAAGCTGAACGAGAGCTCGGAAGCCTGGCTGAAGGTTCCGCTCAACCCTGAAAACCTCAAGGACTAA
- the speB gene encoding agmatinase encodes MALDDQKLQDLKAKYGEAHGGEMFDPTFRKVADKIFSKNGTRLAPYSGIPTFLMAPHMPVDANEPDFGNLQVAMVGIPMDLGVTNRPGSRFGPRAMRTIERIGPYNHVLGCAPVHDLVVADIGDVPFQSRYRLELSHDDIEKRINQIVDAGVVPLSVGGDHSISHPILKAVGKKRPVGMIHIDAHCDTGGAYDLTKFHHGGPFRNAVLDGVLDPTRTIQIGIRGSSEYLWEFSYESGMTVIHAEEVTGLGIPAIIEKAKAIVGDGPTYLSFDIDSLDPSFAPGTGTPEIGGLTTREVLELIRGLKGINLVGGDVVEVAPQYDSTTNTAHAGSQVLFEILSLMVFSPFVNGNRD; translated from the coding sequence ATGGCCTTAGATGATCAGAAGCTGCAGGACCTGAAGGCGAAATACGGTGAAGCCCATGGCGGCGAGATGTTCGACCCGACCTTCCGCAAGGTCGCCGACAAGATCTTTTCCAAGAACGGCACCCGGCTTGCGCCTTACTCCGGCATTCCCACCTTCCTGATGGCGCCACATATGCCGGTCGATGCCAACGAGCCGGATTTTGGCAACCTGCAGGTTGCCATGGTCGGCATTCCGATGGATCTCGGCGTGACCAATCGTCCCGGTTCGCGTTTTGGACCCCGCGCCATGCGCACCATCGAGCGCATCGGACCCTATAACCATGTTCTCGGCTGCGCGCCGGTGCATGATCTTGTTGTCGCTGATATCGGTGACGTGCCGTTCCAGAGCCGCTACCGGCTGGAGCTCAGCCACGACGACATCGAAAAGCGCATCAACCAGATCGTCGATGCCGGTGTTGTTCCTTTGTCTGTCGGCGGAGACCATTCGATCAGCCATCCGATCCTGAAGGCCGTTGGCAAGAAGCGCCCGGTCGGCATGATCCACATCGACGCCCATTGCGATACCGGCGGCGCCTACGATCTCACCAAGTTCCACCATGGCGGCCCGTTCCGCAATGCGGTACTCGACGGCGTGCTTGACCCGACCCGCACGATCCAGATCGGCATCCGGGGGTCCTCGGAATATCTGTGGGAGTTCTCCTACGAATCCGGCATGACGGTTATCCATGCGGAGGAAGTGACGGGGCTCGGCATTCCCGCCATCATCGAAAAGGCGAAGGCGATCGTCGGTGATGGGCCGACCTATCTCTCCTTTGATATCGATAGCCTCGATCCAAGCTTTGCACCGGGCACCGGCACGCCGGAAATCGGCGGCCTTACCACCCGCGAGGTGCTGGAATTGATCAGGGGCCTGAAGGGCATCAATCTCGTCGGCGGCGACGTGGTTGAGGTCGCACCGCAGTATGACTCGACGACCAATACCGCCCATGCGGGATCGCAGGTCCTGTTCGAAATCCTGAGCCTCATGGTGTTCAGCCCGTTCGTCAACGGGAACAGAGACTGA
- a CDS encoding LysR substrate-binding domain-containing protein, protein MTSRLPPLNPLRAFEATARRGSVSAAARELNVTHGAISHQIRALELSFNAPLFERGAKRMKLTPQGALLLPAVTNAFEGIAAATAAMLRPTTSGDLRITCVAALLSFWMIPRLHLFTEQYPDIRLTLTASNDAANLFSPDVDICLLYGDGNWGDCWARLWSRLELFPVASPTLLNMRPLRSVKDLQDHVLLHGDDGREWNTWLTAADGNDVPRGRQHFMSDARLSTEAALHNQGVALGDNITAGSLIAKGELIVPFALAVPANDAFYVACRNEARAAPIVKVFIDWLFSALESDPMPEMQTSARTVIRARPAKDSFQPVSSPSRARRPEMTPKRRAKS, encoded by the coding sequence GTGACCAGTCGTCTGCCTCCGCTCAATCCGCTGCGCGCCTTCGAGGCGACGGCACGACGTGGGTCCGTTTCGGCGGCCGCGCGCGAACTGAACGTCACCCACGGCGCCATCAGCCACCAGATTCGCGCCCTGGAACTCTCTTTTAATGCGCCGCTGTTCGAGCGCGGGGCCAAGCGCATGAAGCTGACGCCGCAGGGCGCATTGTTGCTTCCGGCCGTCACCAATGCCTTTGAGGGGATCGCCGCCGCCACGGCCGCCATGCTGCGACCAACGACCAGTGGAGATCTGCGGATCACCTGCGTTGCGGCTCTTCTGTCCTTCTGGATGATACCACGGCTGCACTTGTTCACCGAACAATATCCCGACATCCGGTTGACGCTGACGGCGTCCAATGATGCGGCGAACCTTTTTTCGCCGGATGTCGATATCTGCCTGCTTTATGGCGATGGCAACTGGGGCGACTGCTGGGCGCGCCTCTGGAGCCGGCTTGAACTTTTCCCCGTGGCCAGCCCGACACTCCTCAACATGCGTCCTCTTCGATCCGTGAAGGACCTTCAGGATCATGTGCTGCTGCATGGCGACGACGGCCGCGAATGGAACACCTGGCTGACAGCCGCCGACGGAAACGACGTGCCACGCGGCCGCCAGCATTTCATGAGCGATGCGCGGCTTTCAACCGAGGCAGCCCTGCACAATCAGGGCGTAGCGCTGGGTGATAATATCACCGCCGGCAGCCTGATCGCCAAGGGCGAACTGATCGTTCCGTTTGCCCTGGCCGTGCCCGCCAATGACGCCTTTTACGTCGCGTGCCGCAACGAGGCGCGCGCCGCCCCGATCGTCAAGGTGTTCATCGACTGGCTGTTTTCCGCGCTGGAAAGTGACCCCATGCCGGAGATGCAGACCTCGGCTCGAACGGTCATTCGCGCCCGCCCCGCCAAGGACAGTTTCCAACCCGTTTCTTCACCTTCGCGCGCCCGTCGTCCGGAAATGACACCGAAGCGCCGCGCAAAATCTTGA
- a CDS encoding aminotransferase: MPHFNPLIARLSPPPVPSVLAWAKAYDGARGPLIDLSQAVPGYPAHPDMLKWLGEAASSTAYTGYGAIEGEAVLRSAYAEHMSKVYGANVSADNIHITSGCNQAFICTAMALAGTGDTILMTNPFYFNQETTLSMLGIDIELVPCDPSRGFLPDVEAIAQALRPGIRALALVSPNNPTGAVYPPALLARIFELCRKNGTWLIVDETYRDFLPEGSVAPHDLLSMNGWQDSLVCLYSFSKSFCIPGHRLGAITASPALVEQIAKIMDNLQICAPRSAQAALAKALPALDDWRAGNRAEISRRADALRQVMAKTPGWKLQAIGAYFAYIRHPYPDIRSDFVAEKLAKIAGIVCLPGDYFGEGQEGYLRFAFANADTATILKLEERLNGFTLPGI, encoded by the coding sequence ATGCCGCATTTCAATCCGCTGATCGCTCGACTGTCACCACCGCCAGTTCCGTCCGTCCTCGCCTGGGCAAAAGCCTATGACGGTGCACGCGGCCCGTTGATCGATCTCAGCCAGGCTGTTCCCGGCTACCCCGCCCATCCGGATATGCTGAAATGGCTCGGCGAGGCAGCAAGCTCGACCGCCTATACCGGCTACGGCGCCATCGAGGGCGAAGCCGTGCTGCGCAGCGCCTATGCCGAACATATGTCAAAGGTTTACGGCGCCAATGTCTCGGCGGATAACATCCATATCACGTCGGGATGCAATCAGGCCTTCATATGCACCGCGATGGCGCTTGCCGGCACCGGCGATACGATCCTGATGACCAACCCCTTCTACTTCAACCAGGAAACCACGTTGTCGATGCTCGGCATCGATATCGAACTCGTGCCCTGCGACCCGTCACGCGGCTTCCTGCCGGATGTCGAAGCCATTGCCCAGGCTCTGCGCCCGGGTATTCGGGCGCTGGCTCTTGTGTCACCCAACAATCCGACCGGTGCCGTCTACCCTCCAGCTCTGCTTGCCCGCATTTTCGAACTGTGCCGCAAGAACGGCACGTGGCTCATTGTCGACGAGACCTATCGCGACTTCCTGCCGGAAGGATCAGTCGCGCCGCATGATCTGCTGTCAATGAATGGGTGGCAGGACAGTCTCGTCTGCCTTTACAGCTTCTCCAAATCCTTCTGCATTCCCGGCCACCGGCTGGGCGCCATCACGGCCAGCCCGGCTCTGGTCGAGCAGATCGCCAAGATCATGGACAATCTGCAGATTTGCGCGCCGCGCTCGGCGCAGGCAGCGCTTGCGAAAGCACTTCCTGCCCTCGACGACTGGCGAGCCGGAAATCGGGCGGAAATCAGCAGGCGAGCCGATGCGTTGCGTCAGGTCATGGCCAAGACACCTGGCTGGAAGCTGCAGGCGATCGGCGCCTATTTCGCCTATATCCGTCATCCCTACCCCGATATCCGCTCCGATTTCGTCGCCGAAAAGCTCGCCAAGATCGCCGGCATTGTCTGCTTGCCCGGCGATTATTTCGGCGAGGGCCAGGAAGGCTATCTGCGCTTCGCCTTCGCCAACGCCGACACAGCCACGATCCTGAAGCTTGAGGAACGTCTGAACGGATTTACGCTGCCGGGCATCTGA
- a CDS encoding aldehyde dehydrogenase family protein — protein MLDKRQFFIGGAWVDPLQTRDLDVINPATEKPIAVISMGTSADIDRAVAAAKAAFPSYSQTSLDERIALLEALLAIYKRRYDEMARTITLELGAPITMSTEQQADVGVGHLQGFIDGLKRLKGREVLPNGDVVRREAIGVCGLITPWNWPINQIALKVVPALATGCTCVLKPSEFTPLNALLYAEMVEEAGFPAGVFNLVNGDGIECGSALSRHKDIDMMSFTGSTRAGIAVSKDAADTVKRVTLELGGKSPNLVFEDADLEDRVAASVAECFNNSGQSCDAPTRMLVQRSVYDKAVAIAEKAGREARVGNPEEEGSHIGPLVSHIQFGRVQALIEAGVAEGARVVVGGPGKPEGYETGYFVRPTIFADVNNDMRIAREEVFGPVLAIIPFDTEEEAIAIANDTAYGLAAYLQTGNPDRAERVASRLRAGMVHINGGPHRYGSPFGGYKQSGNGREGGLFGLEDFLEVKTIHRPDAA, from the coding sequence ATGCTGGACAAACGACAATTCTTTATCGGTGGCGCGTGGGTCGATCCCCTGCAGACGCGTGATCTGGACGTGATCAACCCGGCAACGGAAAAGCCGATTGCGGTCATTTCCATGGGCACGTCTGCCGATATCGACCGCGCTGTTGCCGCTGCAAAGGCCGCTTTCCCAAGCTATAGCCAGACCTCGCTCGACGAGCGTATCGCGCTGCTTGAGGCGCTGCTGGCGATCTACAAGCGGCGTTACGATGAAATGGCCCGCACAATTACGCTGGAGCTCGGCGCGCCGATCACCATGAGCACCGAGCAGCAGGCGGATGTCGGCGTTGGCCATCTGCAGGGCTTCATTGACGGCCTGAAGCGGTTGAAAGGTCGCGAAGTCCTGCCGAATGGCGATGTGGTTCGCCGCGAGGCAATTGGGGTCTGCGGCCTGATCACGCCCTGGAACTGGCCGATCAACCAGATCGCACTCAAGGTCGTGCCGGCGCTGGCGACGGGCTGCACCTGCGTGCTGAAGCCGTCGGAATTCACGCCGCTCAATGCGCTTCTCTATGCCGAGATGGTCGAGGAAGCAGGTTTCCCGGCCGGTGTCTTCAACCTCGTCAATGGCGACGGCATCGAATGCGGCTCGGCCCTTTCCCGGCACAAGGACATCGACATGATGTCGTTTACGGGGTCCACACGCGCGGGCATCGCCGTCAGCAAAGATGCGGCCGATACGGTCAAGCGGGTGACGCTGGAGCTTGGCGGCAAATCGCCGAACCTCGTCTTCGAGGATGCCGATCTTGAAGATCGCGTGGCGGCCAGCGTCGCCGAATGCTTCAACAATTCCGGCCAGTCCTGCGATGCGCCGACCCGCATGCTGGTGCAGCGTTCGGTCTATGACAAAGCCGTCGCCATAGCAGAAAAGGCGGGCCGCGAAGCGCGAGTTGGTAATCCGGAGGAAGAGGGCAGCCATATCGGGCCGCTTGTATCCCATATCCAGTTCGGTCGGGTGCAAGCGCTGATCGAGGCGGGTGTTGCCGAAGGCGCGCGTGTCGTCGTCGGCGGCCCCGGCAAGCCGGAAGGTTATGAGACTGGCTACTTCGTCCGCCCGACGATTTTTGCTGACGTGAACAACGATATGCGTATTGCCCGGGAAGAAGTCTTCGGCCCGGTGCTGGCGATCATTCCGTTCGATACCGAGGAAGAAGCAATCGCGATTGCCAACGACACGGCCTACGGGCTGGCGGCCTATCTGCAGACCGGCAATCCCGACCGCGCCGAGCGTGTCGCTTCACGGCTGCGTGCCGGCATGGTGCACATCAATGGCGGGCCGCACCGCTATGGCAGCCCGTTCGGCGGCTACAAGCAATCCGGCAACGGCCGAGAAGGTGGTCTGTTCGGGCTTGAAGACTTCCTCGAAGTCAAGACCATCCATCGGCCCGACGCGGCTTGA
- a CDS encoding transglutaminase-like domain-containing protein encodes MFIRFGYEIGIRCVQPTPLMTYLSVDHERRRDIIGERGPIAKPPIKMGEITDPFGNVCVRMVLPEGETVLSYDAVIRDSGRPDYVQIGAGAVPVEKLPASCLPYLSASRYCETDRFGALAWRNFGDIEPGWKRVQAICDYVHERLTFSYGYSSVMRTAMEAHEERSGVCRDYAHLAITLCRCMNMPARYVNGYLAENDTAGNPAPMDVNSWFEVYLEDRWYTFDARNNAPMIGRIAAARGCDAADIPLIQTFGKHELTTFRVWTYRDADAALTEPPSHGEVSLLNPWFSERWARHVIEREHQEH; translated from the coding sequence ATGTTCATCCGGTTCGGATACGAAATTGGGATTCGCTGTGTACAGCCGACACCTCTGATGACCTATCTTTCAGTGGATCACGAGCGTCGGCGCGATATCATCGGTGAGAGAGGGCCGATAGCCAAACCCCCGATTAAAATGGGCGAGATCACCGATCCCTTCGGCAATGTCTGCGTACGAATGGTGCTGCCGGAAGGCGAGACGGTCCTGTCCTACGACGCCGTCATTCGTGACAGCGGCCGCCCGGATTACGTGCAAATCGGCGCGGGCGCCGTCCCTGTAGAAAAGCTCCCGGCGTCGTGTCTTCCGTATCTGTCAGCGAGCCGCTATTGCGAGACAGATCGTTTCGGAGCGCTCGCCTGGCGGAATTTCGGCGATATCGAGCCCGGCTGGAAGCGCGTGCAGGCGATCTGCGACTATGTGCACGAGCGGCTGACCTTCAGCTACGGTTATTCCTCCGTCATGCGCACGGCGATGGAGGCGCATGAGGAGCGCTCCGGTGTCTGCCGGGATTATGCCCATCTTGCCATCACGCTTTGCCGCTGCATGAACATGCCGGCGCGGTATGTGAATGGTTATCTGGCCGAAAATGACACTGCCGGCAACCCGGCGCCGATGGACGTCAATTCGTGGTTCGAGGTCTATCTGGAGGACAGGTGGTACACCTTCGATGCACGTAACAATGCGCCGATGATCGGTCGTATTGCGGCTGCCCGGGGTTGCGATGCGGCCGACATTCCGCTGATCCAGACCTTCGGAAAACACGAACTGACGACGTTCCGTGTCTGGACCTACCGCGATGCCGACGCCGCGCTGACAGAACCGCCGAGCCATGGCGAAGTGTCATTGCTGAATCCCTGGTTCAGCGAACGATGGGCGCGCCATGTGATCGAGCGCGAACACCAGGAACATTGA